In Toxoplasma gondii ME49 chromosome II, whole genome shotgun sequence, the genomic stretch tcttcttcctttcttcttcgcgtctctctcgcgttgttgccttccactgtctcctcctcctcgctcAACTATTTCTCTGCGCGTCCGCAATGGCCGCTCAAGGAGGCAGATCCGCCTGGCGAGCTGTCGCCTCCAGTTTCTCCCGCTGGTGTCGCACTTGGGATGCTGAAAAACGCGCAAACGCCAGAGTCCTCGTTGgatctctcctcctcgctggAGCCGCCTGGTCTTGTGGAAAACGCGTCCCCGGTGGCTATGTCGGCTTCATCCAGTACCGAGACGGTACGGACTCCTCGCGACTCAAGTGTTTCAAGAGCTACACAAATCCCTCCTTCATCATCGAACTCGTCACCATACACCCACAAATACTTCTCTCGTTTCTAAATGCATACATCtctatatatctgtatctgtatctatctatttcTATTTATttatctatgtatctatctatctatttcTATttctatttatatatatatatacacacatatgtatatatgtatgtacatccAACTCTGGCTACCCataaatgtatatgtgtTTATCGATATATTGATGCGAGAGTGTGCTGCGCATCTAGGTGCACCGATAGAAGATTTTTTCGAGTGCATGTTTTTATCGGGATATTTGTGCGTTTCTTTAGGGAGTGTTACGCCGTATCTCTGGGAGGAGCAAGCGgtctttccgtttcttccctaCTTCCAAAAGCCAGTGACAATGCGTGTGTTGCCTGCCTACAAGAAGATGAGTAAAATTCTGAGGACGAAGGATGGAAAGGAGATAGAGGTAAGGACGCGCAGAATCGCTGAATTTTTTCGCACTTGTGTGCTTTCGAGTGTACACGTTCATTCGCGTCTCCCAAGTGGCGTCGctgcctcttttttttctcaggcAGACTGTCGTTCTTTGGGCTGCGTTGAAAggctctgtgtctctcgtctgcgcGAGGTCCGAGGCTCTGCAGGCGATCGCTGCACCGTGACCCtagtttttctctgcttttggATTTGCTCGAAGAACCTCGAGTATCTGtattctctcttctgccgttttcttgcggctttcctctcctctctctcgtcacGCTTCGTTCCTTCCagtcctcttccttctttcgccttccttcgctcctcgtcttttcctGCTCTTGCGCCTCTGCGTTTGCTTCAAGTCTGTCGCTCAGGGTCTTCCGAGcacctttctcccttctccgtgTTGCTCGTTGTCTTTTCAGGCTGCTGTGAAAGTGCGTCTGCAGCCCAAGGTGGCTTTTGTTCCGGAACTTTATCTGCGCTTCGGACGCGAATTCGGtcgcgcgtttctgcatCAGGAACTGAGCATCGACCTCCGAAGCGTTGTCAAGGAACACTCTTACGCGTCCCTGATcaacaacgacgaagaaacagacagaatTGTCGACGAGATTGTCGAGCGCTTCCAGGACGCAGCGGCCTTCCACAAGGTTATCATAACAGAAATTGTGAGAACGCAGGAATTCTCTTCCTCAAGCACGCTCCTGGCTCGATGTTGCTCTCCACACTCCGATACATGTAGAGGCCAACAGACCCAAATGTGTAAAATATCTACACACATccagaaatatatataaataaatatacatatatataaatatatatatgtatatgcagaTAAAGATATGTACGTGGATTCTGTAGGCATGCATAGCTGTGCCTCtataatacatatatatatgtatatatatatatatatatatgtatgtctgtGCGGACAGAGCGTCCGCGCCATTATGGGGCTTATTGCATGGTGTatgcgtgtgtatgtacatctGTGAGTTGGTCGTTTTTAGATCTATTTTTGAGGCAGAGAGGTGACGAGAAAAGGACCAGGACGCGCGTGTACTTTGGGGTTCATTTGCAGTCGCGGTGTATGTGCAACTGAAGAGATAGCGCTCCCAGCCGTTCCGTTTCAAcgaaaggagggagaaatACTTTgacaaagcagagaggcaTCGCACACACAAAACGTATCCATTGACGTCATTATGTATCATTATAaatagacatatatatatatatagagagagagatatgtATAGTTgtgtgttctctctccatatatatatatatatgtgtatacgtgTGTTTTCCTAAGTCTATTTATAGATGTGTATTGGTGTCTCTCTGGGCAAAGGCGTTTAATGTttgtttttgtgtgtttttgctTGTTGGTCCAGAGTGTCGTTTTCAGAAACCCTGACGACGATGATGAGAATGAAGCAGCATGAGACTTCtgcggagaggaaggaaaaagagatcGATTTTGAGAATGAAAATAAAATTTGTGTCAGCTGATTTTCCTCCTTTGTCGCTCAGTGTTGTTTCTTTCCGGATTCTttggttttcttctccctcttgtctttcttttctctttccgtatgtgtgcttcctctcttcctcatgTGGAGAGGGGAGGCACTCTGCGTGCTGCAAGTCGCTACGAGGGGAGACAGTGCAAGTTTTTCCTCTAGATTTTAAattttctctccatttgCTTTGCTTGGGAGATCGagtgtctctcgcgtttcatgcatgcacagacttCACAAAAACTTCTCTAATCTGTTTCTTCGATCTCTGCCGACCCCCAACTCTCTCGATACAGAGCCGCGGCGATTCTCTTACTTAGCGATAAagatgtctctctttgtttctcttgttctttttctttgtttctctctcgttttgtccttctcgctctctttcgctgtctgttgctccctttctctttccttttttctcttcttccgtccctttccttcttctctttctttctcttccttctctctcttcccctctgtttTGATGTCCTTCTCCACACCGCTCTGCGGCGTTCTCAGGAGTGTGCCAGTTTCTATTTCCAGCTAGTAGAAGCATTTTTGTGGCCGTTTTCGATCACCGGAAAGCATTTACAGTAGATAGTTCTAGTGACTCAAAGACACCCGAGTATTATCGTTCGACTGTTCTCCAGTGAGAAGGCGTCAAACAGGTTTGTCCAGTTAGAAAGGGGATATCGAAACTCACAGAATCCGAGCTGCGAGCCTGCAGACGAAACGATGCCAGTGGGGCCGAGAGGTGAGACCCGCCCAACTGAACATCCAAAAGAACATCATGCAAGGCAGTACTTCCTTCAAGTCTCCACGAGATGGAAATCGAGCGTCAAGGAGGCGATTCGACGCAAGCGAGGTGGTGTGAGGAGATACAGCGTCGGtccagctgtctgtacactcccGAAACTGAGAGGAACGATTGCGTCCTGACCTGCGACTGGCAGCTTTACGGGtgcaagaagaagcagaggaagaagtcgagttgaaaggagaagagacgcgatggcagagagcagaggacagagagagacggcagatGACacctctccgcttctccgcgtagcagacgaaacgaagacaaGGAATGAGTCAAGAGAGTTCCTCGTTTACGTTGCGAGCGTCTCGGAGATGCGGGATGGACAGGGACTCTGTGCACTCGGTGGCAACTGTGGGGGGAAGgcaggaaggggaggaagcACCCGAAACGTGAGAGGGGGAAAACGCCCGCACAGGagatgagaaggagaagcgaggcgcgagcagcggcgaggacagagagtaggcgaacgacagagaagccagGCTGCTttgacctctctctctggaggcTGGGGGCTTTGCGCATTCGTCGAGCGACGTAGAAGAGATCGACTGAAACGTATTTTTCGCatgtctcgcttcttcagaaaaAGTCGAGTGCACGGCTCTCGTCgtccaggagacagagaaaggagacggaggtGGCTTCAGAGACATCGGCGCGACAGGGAGAGGTGTCTTGCCTTCTCCTTCATTCTCTGGAATGCTGTCTCGctcggtttcttcctcgctttgctgcgctttgctttcttcttcccccgaGCGTCTGCCGGCTCCCCTGCTCCCAAAGTCTTCCTGCTCACCCCACACGTTCACTCGCCCAATGTCGACGCCGGAGACTCCCAAGGAGCAGGCGCCGCGACGGTCTCCTCGCtggcggctgcggcgaccCTCAGAGCCTTTTCcgactgtctctgcatgcgcggcgacACGCACAACGCGCACCAGCCGGTGCAGGGACGCCAGTTGCCTCGGAATCCTCGCTGTCGTTTGATCTCCATTCGCCGGTCTCTGTGCTCGCGTCTTGTTGAGCAGCCTCCAGTCTCGCCCCCGAGTCTCCTGTTCTGTTTCGCCTCCGCCGTGACAGAGAGGGTCTGCCGCGGACTCGACAGGCACCTCCAGAACGCTGATCGAGGagcaggagagcgaaggctCGACAGCGCTCGTGAGCGAGACAGAGTgcagcgacgagagagagcgagagggcgagggaggagagaaacgcagcaaaGAGAGACTGTTTGAGCCTCCTGAAGCACTTGTGGCGCGCCGCAgcaagggaagaaaggagacaggtggCGAGCCTTTCGAGGCATCGTCActcgctcctctgtctgctgcagaaaaaaagagggggagagacaaGCTGATGCACACACTTCGCTCTGCAAAATCTCTGCTGGTCAACACGAAAAGAGGAGAATCT encodes the following:
- a CDS encoding hypothetical protein (encoded by transcript TGME49_221855~Predicted trans-membrane domain (TMHMM2.0):36-59), with the translated sequence MSRFFRKSRVHGSRRPGDRERRRRWLQRHRRDRERCLAFSFILWNAVSLGFFLALLRFAFFFPRASAGSPAPKVFLLTPHVHSPNVDAGDSQGAGAATVSSLAAAATLRAFSDCLCMRGDTHNAHQPVQGRQLPRNPRCRLISIRRSLCSRLVEQPPVSPPSLLFCFASAVTERVCRGLDRHLQNADRGAGERRLDSAHSDSIYGLVVRAKDRKEEADSTAIPPKCTSTVLLCFDYASPFRHALAYFVTYGCAGHVDALMHDVSIVYMQL
- a CDS encoding prohibitin family protein, putative (encoded by transcript TGME49_221850~Signal peptide predicted by SignalP 2.0 HMM (probability 0.985) with cleavage site probability 0.591 at residue 49), producing the protein MAAQGGRSAWRAVASSFSRWCRTWDAEKRANARVLVGSLLLAGAAWSCGKRVPGGYVGFIQYRDGSVTPYLWEEQAVFPFLPYFQKPVTMRVLPAYKKMSKILRTKDGKEIEAAVKVRLQPKVAFVPELYLRFGREFGRAFLHQELSIDLRSVVKEHSYASLINNDEETDRIVDEIVERFQDAAAFHKVIITEISVVFRNPDDDDENEAA